The Odocoileus virginianus isolate 20LAN1187 ecotype Illinois chromosome 3, Ovbor_1.2, whole genome shotgun sequence genome includes a window with the following:
- the COX7C gene encoding cytochrome c oxidase subunit 7C, mitochondrial translates to MLGQSIRRFTTSVVRRSHYEEGPGKNIPFSVENKWRLLAMMTLFFGSGFAAPFFIVRHQLLKK, encoded by the exons ATGTTGGGACAGAGCATCCGGAGGTTCACAACCTCTGTGGTTCGTCGGAGCCACTACGAGGAGGGTCCAGGGAAG AATATACCATTTTCAGTGGAAAACAAGTGGAGGTTACTAGCTATGATGACTTTGTTCTTTGGGTCTGGATTTGCTGCACCTTTCTTCATAGTGAGACACCAACTGCTTAAAAAGTAA